Proteins from a genomic interval of Chryseobacterium indologenes:
- the hemL gene encoding glutamate-1-semialdehyde 2,1-aminomutase, with the protein MKYQRSSALFDEAYKYIPGGVNSPVRAFKSVGGVPVFMKSAKGAYLTDADDNTYIDYINSWGPAILGHTHPEVLEDLKLQAEKGFSFGAPTELETEIAKFIIENVPNIDQIRMVSSGTEACMSAIRLARGYTGRDKIVKFEGCYHGHSDSFLIKAGSGAATFGNPNSPGVTAGTAKDTLLARYNDFEQVEDLFRHNAGEIAAVIIEPVAGNMGCVLPENNFLQNLRRICDENGALLIFDEVMTGFRLAFGGAQELFNVKADLVTYGKVIGGGLPVGAFAGRNEIMDHLAPKGGVYQAGTLSGNPLAMRAGLKTLQLIKNDPEFFNRLAKTTETLDFEIGKILNEKGIAHKINRKGSMMSVFFHTNRVSNFDEAQEANHSLFNNFFHQMLTNGIYLPPSGYETYFISDAIKEKEIDMTLEAVRKFEYSNK; encoded by the coding sequence ATGAAATATCAAAGAAGTTCGGCTTTATTTGATGAAGCCTACAAATACATTCCGGGAGGCGTTAACTCACCGGTGAGAGCATTCAAATCTGTGGGAGGAGTTCCCGTTTTCATGAAATCAGCAAAAGGTGCTTACCTTACTGATGCAGATGACAACACCTATATCGATTATATCAATTCATGGGGACCTGCGATTTTAGGTCATACCCATCCTGAAGTGTTGGAAGATTTGAAGCTACAGGCCGAAAAAGGATTTTCTTTCGGTGCTCCTACAGAACTTGAAACCGAGATTGCAAAATTCATCATCGAAAACGTTCCGAATATCGATCAGATCAGAATGGTTTCTTCAGGAACAGAAGCCTGTATGAGCGCGATCAGACTGGCAAGAGGATATACAGGAAGAGATAAAATTGTGAAATTTGAAGGGTGCTATCACGGACATTCAGATTCATTCCTGATTAAAGCGGGAAGTGGAGCTGCAACTTTTGGTAATCCCAATTCTCCGGGAGTGACAGCAGGTACGGCTAAGGATACTTTACTGGCTCGTTACAACGATTTTGAACAGGTAGAAGATTTGTTCCGTCATAATGCAGGAGAGATTGCCGCAGTTATTATTGAGCCGGTGGCAGGAAATATGGGATGTGTTTTACCGGAAAATAATTTCCTTCAGAACCTGAGAAGAATCTGTGATGAAAATGGTGCTTTATTGATTTTCGATGAGGTAATGACAGGCTTTAGACTCGCTTTCGGAGGTGCACAGGAACTTTTCAACGTAAAAGCTGATCTTGTAACGTACGGAAAAGTTATCGGTGGAGGACTGCCGGTAGGAGCTTTTGCGGGAAGAAATGAAATCATGGACCATCTGGCTCCCAAAGGAGGAGTATATCAGGCAGGAACATTAAGTGGAAATCCTTTAGCGATGAGAGCAGGATTGAAAACCCTTCAGTTGATCAAAAATGATCCTGAATTTTTCAACAGATTAGCCAAGACAACAGAAACGCTGGATTTTGAAATCGGGAAGATTTTAAATGAAAAAGGGATTGCCCATAAGATCAACAGAAAAGGCTCTATGATGTCTGTATTCTTCCATACCAACAGAGTATCTAACTTTGATGAAGCACAGGAAGCCAATCATTCATTATTCAATAATTTCTTCCACCAGATGCTGACGAACGGAATATATCTTCCGCCAAGTGGTTATGAAACATATTTCATCAGTGATGCGATCAAAGAGAAGGAAATTGATATGACACTGGAAGCAGTGAGGAAATTTGAATATTCAAATAAATAA
- a CDS encoding glucosaminidase domain-containing protein: protein MKRLFLSISLLVLSKFSAQNWATEDQYIQKFAKYAVEEMEKYKIPASITLAQGLLETGGGQSRLALEGKNHFGIKCKEDWTGKTMKHTDDAPNECFRVYEDPRQSYEDHSVFLSTRKYYANLFKLDMKDYRAWAYGLKKAGYATNPRYASILITKIEKYKLYEYDNTNSTEVLYAVLKMYPDLKDDRSFMAQLEPSKYAKKAKEPVTVEVPYKQTSYAQQQKRVERIKTKAEILNSILIKSHPNDGLKYIVIPEDTNVQFIANKFKVSEGRLKKWNELENDALKKNDIVFLESKNSSGNTATYKAESGEDMHDIAQKFGIKLHKLYAKNRMDEGQQPSAGQLIYLIDKKPRN, encoded by the coding sequence ATGAAAAGACTTTTCCTATCCATAAGCCTTTTAGTTTTATCAAAATTTTCTGCCCAAAACTGGGCAACCGAAGATCAGTACATTCAGAAGTTTGCTAAATATGCCGTAGAAGAAATGGAAAAATATAAAATTCCGGCTTCTATCACATTAGCACAGGGACTTTTGGAAACCGGCGGCGGACAAAGCCGTCTGGCGTTGGAAGGTAAAAACCACTTCGGTATAAAATGTAAAGAAGACTGGACCGGTAAAACAATGAAACATACAGATGATGCACCGAACGAATGCTTCCGTGTGTATGAAGATCCAAGACAGTCGTACGAAGATCATTCTGTATTTCTATCCACAAGAAAGTATTATGCAAACCTTTTCAAGCTGGATATGAAGGATTACAGAGCCTGGGCATATGGATTGAAAAAAGCAGGCTATGCAACCAATCCCCGTTATGCATCTATCCTTATCACCAAGATTGAAAAGTATAAATTATACGAATACGACAATACCAATTCTACAGAAGTATTGTATGCTGTTCTTAAAATGTATCCGGACCTGAAAGACGACAGATCTTTTATGGCACAGCTTGAACCTTCAAAATATGCTAAAAAAGCTAAAGAACCGGTTACCGTAGAAGTACCTTATAAACAGACTTCTTACGCACAGCAACAAAAGAGAGTAGAGAGAATCAAAACCAAGGCGGAGATTCTCAACTCAATTCTTATCAAAAGTCACCCGAACGACGGGCTAAAATATATCGTAATTCCTGAAGATACCAATGTACAGTTTATTGCCAACAAATTTAAAGTCAGCGAAGGCAGACTGAAAAAATGGAATGAACTGGAAAATGACGCGCTCAAGAAAAATGATATTGTTTTCCTGGAGTCTAAAAATTCATCAGGAAATACCGCTACCTACAAAGCCGAATCAGGCGAGGATATGCATGATATCGCTCAGAAATTCGGAATCAAATTACATAAATTATATGCTAAAAACAGAATGGATGAAGGACAACAGCCATCTGCAGGGCAGCTGATTTATCTGATTGATAAAAAACCAAGAAATTAA
- a CDS encoding pyridoxal-phosphate dependent enzyme, which yields MLLKLPTETIPIQEIPVEKNIKLFIKREDLIHPQISGNKYWKLFYNVNHYLEKKPQNPYIITFGGAFSNHISAVSAVGNSAGIPTLGIIRGEELQHKWRDNPTLLFAKRNGMNMKFVTREEYRHKEKLTEFLQQEFPDALIVPEGGTNEEAVQGVKMMLNEQTKDFDYLCTAVGTGGTIAGISKFCEDNQKVIGCKVVDDASLENKIFELTLKRNFNLIDSGFGGYGKINDENVRFINDFKEKYDIPLEPMYTGKMMQKIFEMIEDSYFPENSRILCFHTGGLQGIEGANLLLEKQNRNLII from the coding sequence ATGCTATTAAAACTCCCTACAGAAACAATTCCGATCCAGGAAATACCTGTTGAAAAAAATATAAAACTCTTTATCAAAAGGGAAGACCTGATTCATCCACAGATTTCAGGAAATAAGTACTGGAAATTGTTTTATAATGTGAATCATTATCTGGAAAAAAAACCTCAGAATCCTTATATTATTACTTTTGGTGGAGCATTTTCCAATCATATTTCAGCGGTTTCTGCGGTTGGAAATTCAGCAGGGATTCCAACATTAGGAATCATAAGGGGAGAAGAGCTGCAACATAAATGGCGTGACAATCCTACTTTGCTTTTTGCGAAAAGAAATGGGATGAATATGAAATTTGTCACCCGCGAAGAATACCGCCACAAAGAAAAACTCACAGAATTCCTTCAACAGGAGTTTCCTGACGCACTGATCGTTCCTGAAGGTGGTACCAATGAAGAAGCTGTACAAGGGGTGAAGATGATGCTCAATGAGCAAACAAAAGATTTTGACTATCTTTGCACCGCAGTAGGAACTGGAGGAACTATTGCCGGAATTTCAAAATTTTGTGAAGACAATCAGAAAGTTATAGGCTGTAAGGTCGTTGATGATGCTTCACTGGAAAATAAAATATTTGAATTAACTTTGAAACGGAACTTTAATCTAATAGATTCAGGTTTTGGAGGTTATGGTAAAATAAATGATGAAAATGTCCGTTTTATCAATGATTTCAAAGAGAAATATGATATTCCTTTAGAACCGATGTATACAGGAAAAATGATGCAGAAGATTTTTGAGATGATTGAAGACAGTTATTTTCCTGAAAACAGCAGGATTTTATGCTTTCATACTGGTGGCTTGCAGGGGATTGAGGGAGCTAATCTGCTTTTAGAAAAACAGAATAGAAATTTAATTATATAA
- a CDS encoding DUF4136 domain-containing protein, which translates to MKKYIFILLAAATLGLTSCSPFQVRSDYAETANFNSYKTYKIRIDDLKLNDIDKDRVLNELSRQLQSKGLQSGENPDLIVNVKANHKKITDINTTSPYGMWGWGGPFGWGVGMNRTWTSNYNEGALIVDLIDSKTNKLVWQGIGSGISVDSPKSKQRQIPEIMAEIMKNYPPQRK; encoded by the coding sequence ATGAAAAAATATATTTTTATTTTGTTGGCAGCAGCTACATTAGGATTAACTTCATGCAGCCCTTTTCAGGTACGTTCAGATTATGCTGAAACTGCCAATTTCAATTCTTATAAAACATATAAAATAAGAATCGATGATTTAAAATTGAATGATATTGATAAAGACAGAGTTTTGAATGAGCTATCAAGACAATTGCAAAGCAAAGGACTTCAGTCCGGAGAAAACCCTGATCTTATTGTCAACGTAAAAGCGAATCATAAGAAAATTACAGATATCAATACCACTTCTCCTTACGGAATGTGGGGATGGGGTGGCCCATTCGGATGGGGAGTCGGGATGAACAGAACATGGACCAGCAATTATAATGAAGGGGCTTTAATCGTTGATCTCATCGACTCAAAAACCAATAAACTGGTTTGGCAGGGTATCGGAAGCGGAATTTCTGTAGATTCACCAAAATCAAAACAGAGACAGATTCCTGAAATCATGGCTGAGATTATGAAAAATTATCCGCCACAAAGAAAATAG
- a CDS encoding endonuclease: MKKIILFSVFAGLAHAQAPAGYYNAANGLNGAALKTALSSIISNGHQDKGYNGLWTAYKTTDIDKDYENDGSILDIYSEKPTGADPYNYTPGSNQCGTYSTEGNCYNREHVIPQSLFNQASPMVADIHFIRATDGKVNGMRSNYPYGKVGSASFTSKNGSKLGSSSSSGYSGTVFEPIDEFKGDVARMIFYFVTRYESKLSSFASGNMLGSSAYPGLQTWELNTLLAWHNQDPVSQAEIKRNNASYTYQGNRNPFIDNPSYVNQIWGSQQPTGDTQAPTAATGLIVNGKTSNSISLTWNASTDNIGVTSYAIYMDGNLKTTSNTTSATVSGLNPSTTYNFYVVAKDAAGNSSANSSTVSGTTNAGATNPSTSCASESFESIPTGSTSSYSTRTWTNNGISWTATDARTDQTINAKAITVRNGSLTSGSSANGIGSLTVTTQLKFSGTNGSFDVKVNGTTVGTIPYGTSATTTTINNINVSGNVTVSLVNTSTSNRVAIDDLTWTCYSGGTARLAQATVPETQASDFKISPNPVTNQEITVKGDIQKVKKAEIYNLQGKVMQTIDQPFKNGNSIRTQNLGQGVYILKLDGATLQFLVK, translated from the coding sequence ATGAAAAAAATTATCTTATTCTCTGTCTTTGCGGGACTTGCGCATGCTCAGGCGCCTGCAGGATACTACAATGCAGCTAACGGATTGAATGGTGCAGCATTAAAAACGGCTTTAAGTTCTATTATTTCGAATGGACATCAGGACAAAGGATATAACGGATTATGGACTGCATATAAAACTACGGATATTGACAAGGACTATGAAAATGACGGAAGTATTCTGGATATCTATTCCGAAAAACCGACAGGTGCAGATCCGTACAACTACACGCCAGGATCAAATCAGTGCGGAACTTATTCTACGGAAGGCAATTGCTATAACCGGGAACACGTGATTCCTCAAAGTTTATTTAATCAGGCATCTCCTATGGTTGCAGATATTCACTTTATCAGAGCAACTGACGGAAAAGTAAACGGAATGAGAAGCAATTATCCGTACGGAAAGGTAGGAAGTGCCTCATTTACTTCTAAAAACGGATCTAAGCTTGGAAGCTCTTCCTCTTCGGGATATTCGGGGACTGTATTTGAGCCGATTGATGAGTTTAAAGGAGATGTAGCCCGTATGATTTTTTATTTTGTAACCCGTTACGAGAGCAAACTATCTTCTTTTGCTTCGGGAAATATGTTGGGAAGCTCAGCATATCCGGGATTACAAACATGGGAGCTGAATACCCTTCTGGCATGGCATAATCAGGATCCTGTTTCTCAGGCGGAAATTAAAAGAAATAATGCTTCTTATACCTATCAGGGAAATAGAAATCCGTTTATTGACAATCCTTCTTATGTCAATCAGATTTGGGGTTCTCAGCAGCCAACAGGTGATACCCAAGCGCCGACGGCAGCTACCGGCTTAATTGTAAACGGAAAAACATCCAACAGTATTTCCCTTACCTGGAATGCTTCGACAGATAATATAGGGGTCACTTCATATGCCATTTATATGGACGGAAATTTGAAAACTACTTCAAATACCACCTCTGCCACAGTTTCAGGACTGAATCCTTCCACTACTTATAATTTTTATGTGGTTGCTAAAGATGCGGCCGGAAATTCTTCTGCAAACAGTTCAACTGTTTCCGGAACAACCAATGCAGGAGCAACTAATCCTTCTACAAGTTGTGCCAGTGAGAGCTTTGAATCAATACCGACAGGCAGCACTTCTTCCTACTCCACCAGAACATGGACAAATAACGGAATTTCGTGGACAGCTACTGATGCAAGAACAGATCAGACGATCAATGCCAAAGCAATTACTGTAAGAAACGGATCTTTAACTTCCGGAAGCTCAGCAAATGGTATTGGTTCTCTAACAGTAACCACACAGCTCAAGTTTTCAGGAACCAATGGAAGTTTTGACGTGAAAGTAAACGGAACTACAGTAGGAACCATTCCTTACGGTACTTCAGCAACGACTACAACCATCAACAATATCAATGTCTCCGGAAATGTAACGGTAAGTCTGGTTAATACTTCAACAAGCAACAGGGTGGCAATTGATGATCTTACATGGACCTGTTATTCAGGAGGAACTGCCAGGCTAGCTCAAGCTACTGTCCCGGAAACACAGGCTTCGGACTTTAAAATCTCTCCCAATCCTGTTACAAACCAGGAAATAACGGTAAAAGGAGATATTCAGAAGGTGAAAAAAGCGGAAATCTATAATTTGCAGGGAAAAGTAATGCAAACGATTGATCAGCCTTTTAAGAACGGAAATTCAATAAGAACCCAAAATCTTGGTCAGGGCGTTTATATCTTAAAACTGGATGGAGCTACCTTGCAGTTCTTAGTTAAATAA
- a CDS encoding LemA family protein: MNQTVAIIILILLGVAIISFLISLYNKLVMLKFNVEKAYGNIDVIVKQRADEIPNLVNVAKHFMNYEENLLTRLTELRTSYSTTTDADKKTEIANETSKALTSFFAVSENYPELKSNNNFLELQTRVSELENKIADRREFFNDSVNLYNIGIHEFPNVLLAGMMGYNDRTLLEIATEEKHYDGVRF; encoded by the coding sequence ATGAATCAAACCGTTGCAATCATCATACTTATCCTGCTGGGAGTCGCCATTATCAGCTTTTTGATCAGCCTGTACAATAAATTGGTAATGCTGAAATTCAATGTTGAGAAAGCCTACGGCAACATTGATGTCATTGTAAAACAAAGAGCAGATGAAATCCCAAATCTGGTGAATGTTGCCAAACATTTCATGAATTATGAAGAAAATCTTCTTACCCGTCTTACAGAGCTTAGAACATCCTATAGCACGACTACAGATGCTGATAAAAAAACAGAAATAGCCAATGAAACCTCAAAGGCTTTAACTTCATTCTTTGCCGTTTCAGAAAACTATCCGGAGCTGAAATCCAATAATAATTTCCTGGAACTCCAGACAAGGGTTTCTGAGCTTGAAAATAAAATTGCCGACAGAAGAGAATTCTTCAACGACAGCGTCAATCTTTATAATATAGGCATCCATGAGTTTCCCAATGTATTGTTAGCTGGGATGATGGGGTATAATGACAGGACTTTACTGGAAATAGCAACCGAAGAAAAACACTATGACGGTGTCCGGTTTTAA